One Candida dubliniensis CD36 chromosome 1, complete sequence genomic region harbors:
- a CDS encoding RNA-binding protein, putative (Similar to C. albicans YRA1), translated as MSSNILEQSLDDIIGEKQQHQHQRKFIPSRRRGNPNFRRGGASSRGNRHHPYRSNPSNRRDTDSYIPRPSSFSSSSSVPKQVLILANGRPTLRIKNIHPELNGEDLSNLFSSISPVDFVKFDDDNDTIAYICFQNDCERSNSEAIEKFDGKKAMGKLLVVENTTSLLDRIDTRNLNNRIKIGSSLSNSSYSHPRGISSGRRPPRERKIGGRSARPAKKTAEDLDKELENYMHETTTTTEPSSEHTTEQVVTSTNDEMTLD; from the coding sequence ATGTCATCGAATATTTTAGAACAGTCATTAGACGATATAATTGgtgaaaaacaacaacaccaacatCAAAGGAAATTTATTCCTAGTCGTAGAAGAGGAAATCCAAATTTCCGTCGTGGTGGTGCATCCAGTAGAGGTAATCGTCATCATCCTTATCGATCAAATCCTTCAAATAGAAGAGACACTGATTCATATATTCCTAGACCTAGctctttttcatcatcatcatcagtaCCAAAACAAGTATTAATATTAGCTAATGGTCGCCCAACATTACGGATTAAAAACATTCATCCTGAATTAAATGGTGaagatttatcaaatttattttcaagtATATCACCAGTTGATTTtgttaaatttgatgatgataatgatactATTGCATATATTTGTTTCCAAAATGATTGTGAAAGAAGTAATCTGGaagcaattgaaaaatttgatggGAAAAAAGCTATGGGTAAAttacttgttgttgaaaatacCACCAGTTTATTAGATAGAATTGATACTcgaaatttgaataatagAATAAAAATTGGATCGTCGTTGTCTAATAGTTCTTATTCTCATCCTAGAGGAATTAGTTCAGGTAGACGTCCTccaagagaaagaaaaattggtgGTAGGTCTGCTAGACCCGCTAAAAAGACAGCAGAAGATTTAgataaagaattggaaaattatATGcatgaaacaacaacaacaacagaacCATCACTGGAACATACCACTGAACAAGTTGTTACATCCACAAATGATGAAATGACTCTTGATTAA
- a CDS encoding ion transporter, putative (Similar to C. albicans HOL1), translating to MTFDTTAPQEYYDENFIPGTTNILTGKATTDESSSITTNKSLKRDPKTGLVLMPQPTSSPNDPLNWSPIRKFAQLILLSFITALTAATSNDAGATQDSLNEIYGISYDSMNTGAGVLFIFIGWSCMFFAPASSLYGRRITYIICLLAGTLGCIWFALSKRTADTIWSQAFVGMSEACAEAQVQQSLTDLYFSHQLGTVLTIYISATSIGTFLGPLIAQYIAQAQTFRWVGWWGAIICGATLIVIIFGCEETVFDRQLYTKILESENFTQISDPSSSDKNLDNTTPQEKKNSMEQELSHEIITNNNNDHQDNVAVVVPIDPETLIEKKKSYWQRIAIITPAPYLQGLGLKQYLERFIIYFKIFTLPAVWFSGLLWGLQDTYMTFFLTTQDTYFYNPPWNKSTAGVAIMNVATLIGAVIGCIVSGLFSDYHVIWLAKRNNGVMEAEYRLYLLVITLIISPVGLIMFGVGAAREWPWQVIYVGLGFIGFGWGSIGDTSMSYLMDAYPDIVIQGMVGVSIINNTLACVFTFACSYWLDGSGTQNTYIALSIIDFATIALVFPFLYYGKTFRKKTRRLYVSMVELTQGMG from the coding sequence ATGACTTTTGATACTACTGCTCCTCAAGAATATtatgatgaaaattttattcCTGGTACTACCAATATTTTAACTGGTAAAGCCACTACTGATgaatcatcttcaataactaccaataaatcattaaaacGTGACCCGAAAACTGGGTTAGTATTAATGCCTCAACCAACATCATCACCTAATGATCCATTAAATTGGTCACCAATACGTAAATTTGctcaattgatattattatcatttataaCGGCATTAACTGCGGCAACTTCAAATGATGCTGGTGCTACTCAAGATTCATTGAATGAAATATATGGGATTTCCTATGATTCTATGAATACTGGTGCTGGagtattatttatatttattggatGGTCATGTATGTTTTTCGCTCCAGCATCTTCATTATATGGTCGAAGAATAACttatattatttgtttattagCCGGGACTTTAGGTTGTATATGGTTTGCTCTTTCTAAAAGAACTGCTGATACTATTTGGTCACAAGCATTTGTGGGGATGAGTGAAGCTTGTGCTGAAGCTCAAGTACAACAATCATTAACCGATCTATATTTTTCTCATCAATTAGGTACCGTATTGacaatttatatttctGCTACTTCCATTGGTACATTTTTGGGTCCATTGATTGCTCAATATATTGCTCAAGCACAAACTTTCCGATGGGTTGGTTGGTGGGGTGCCATTATATGTGGTGCCACTTTAATAGTAATCATTTTCGGTTGTGAAGAAACAGTATTTGATCGTCAATTATATACTAAAATATTAGAATCAGAAAATTTCACCCAAATTTCTGatccatcatcatcagatAAAAACCTAGATAATACTACTCCTcaggaaaagaaaaattcaatGGAACAAGAATTATCTCATGAAATTATcaccaataacaataatgacCATCAAGATAATGTTGCTGTTGTCGTCCCTATTGATCCAGAAActttaattgaaaagaaaaaatcttATTGGCAAAGAATTGCTATTATTACTCCAGCACCTTATTTACAAGGATTAGGtttaaaacaatatttagaaagatttattatttatttcaaaatttttacATTACCAGCAGTTTGGTTTTCAGGATTATTATGGGGGTTACAAGATACTTATAtgacattttttttaactaCTCAAGATACTTATTTTTATAATCCTCCATGGAATAAATCTACTGCTGGAGTAGCAATTATGAATGTAGCTACATTAATTGGTGCCGTAATTGGATGTATTGTATCAGGATTATTTTCTGATTATCATGTCATATGGTTAGCTAAACGGAATAATGGAGTTATGGAAGCTGAATATAGACTATATTTATTGGTGATTACATTAATCATTTCACCAGTGGGATTAATTATGTTTGGTGTTGGAGCTGCCAGAGAATGGCCTTGGCAAGTCATTTATGTTGGATTAGgttttattggttttggGTGGGGTTCAATTGGTGATACTTCAATGTCTTATTTAATGGATGCTTATCCTGATATTGTCATTCAAGGTATGGTTGGTGTaagtattattaataatacttTGGCTTGTGTTTTCACGTTTGCTTGTTCTTATTGGTTAGATGGATCAGGAACACAAAATACTTATATTGccttatcaattattgattttgctACAATTGCCTTGGTTTTCCCATTCTTATATTATGGTAAAACATTTAGAAAGAAAACCAGAAGACTTTATGTTTCAATGGTTGAATTGACTCAAGGAATGGGataa